The DNA region CTCTCGGGCTCGCAGCCGAGTGAGTCGCGCAGGGTCTCGACCGCCTGCACCCGCACCAACGTGGGGCGCTCGGTGCTGATCTGGCCCTTGACCAGCGCCAGGTGCAGTTGCCCCTTGTAGGCATCGTGATAGGTCAGCACCCGAAACTCGCCATGACGAGTGCGCAGCGGATATTCGTCGGAGCGCTGGATGGTGCCTTCATGCAGGATGCGGTAGTGGATCAGGTCGGCGATGCTGCCGATCCTCAACCCGTGCGTCTGAGCAAACGCTTGCAACTCGGCACCTCGGGCCATCTCCCCCTCTTCGTTGAGGATGCCGACCAGGGTCGCCGCCGGCATTAGCCCGGCCAGGCGCGCCAGATCGCAGGCGGCCTCGATATGCCCGGCGCGCTGCATCACCCCGCCCGGCTGCGCCTGCAACGGGAAAATATGCCCCGGCTGGACCAGATCGCTGGGGCCGCTGGCCGGATCCACCGCGACCTGGATCGAACGCGCACGGTCGGCGGCGGAGATCCCGGTGGAGACGCCGGTGGTCGCCTCAATCGACACGGTAAAGCCCATGCCATGGAGCGCGCGCGAGTTCGGCACCATCAGGCCGAGGCCCAGCGCCTGGCAGCGTTCCTCGGTCAAGGCCAGGCAGATTAGGCCTCTGGCATGCAGCGCCATAAAATTGATCGCGCTGGCATCGACTTGCTCGGCCGCCATCAGTAGCGAGCCTTCGCTGTCGCTTTCGTCGTCGGTGATGACCACCATCTCGCCACGGCGGATGGCCTCGAGCAGTTGCTGCGGGGTATCCAGTTGCATGCTCCGCCCTCCCCTCAGTTAAGCGCCGCGCGCAGATCGGTGGCCGCCGCCGCCAGGGCTTCGGCCGCGCGCTCGACAAAGGGTGCCATGCTGACGAAGCCGTGGATCATCCCGTCATAGCGCTCCAGGCGCGTGGCGACGCCGGCTTGCTGCAGGCGCTTGGCGAAGGCCTCGCCCTCGTCGCGCAGCGGGTCGAACTCGGCGGTGATCAGGGTGGTGGGCGGCAGATTGTCCAGTTCCTCGGCGCGCAACGGCGAGGCGAGTGCGTCATCAGCCTGCTCGGGATTCTGCAGATAGTGCTGCCAGCACCACAGCATCATCTCGCGGGTGAGGAAATAGCCCTCGGCGAAGGCCTCATAGGAGGGACTGTCACAGCGCCCATCGGTGACCGGATAAAACAGGCATTGATAGCTGATACGCGGGCCTTTGCGCTCGGCCGCCAGGCGGCTCACAGCAAGCGCCAGGTTGCCCCCGGCGCTGTCGCCAGCCAGGGCTAGGCGGCTGGCGTCGACGCCCAGGGCCTGAGCCTGCTCGACCAGCCAACAGGTGACGCGGTAGCAATCCAGCGGGGCCGCCGGGAACTTGGCCTCCGGTGCCAACCGGTAGGCGATCGACACCACCACGGCGCCAGTCTGTTTGGCAAGCGAGCGGCAGAGGTTGTCATGGGTATCCAGAGTGCCAAAGACGAAGCCGCCGCCATGGAAGAACACCAGGAGCGGCAGGTTCGGCTGGTCCAGCGGCCGATACAGGCGCGCGTCCAACTCGCCGGTGGCGCCGGCCACGCGCAGATCGCGAACCTCGGCCATGGGCTCGCCGGGGATGGGCTGCATCATGTTGTCGGCAGACTGGCGATACTGCGCGGCACTCAGCTGGCTGAGATCCTGCTGCGGCAGGCCACTGAACTGCTGCAGTACGGCGGCGATCTGGCTATCAAGCGGCATCGTGCTCTCCTTCAATCTCGGTTCCTTTCTCATCAACAAACTGAAACAGCGGATTGGTCTCTTCGAGAATGCTCTGCATCCGCCGCTCCAATGCCGGCTTGAAGAACTTGTGCGGGAGTATCCAGAAGCGCTTCTCGCGCACCGCAGTGAACACCAGTTCGGCTAGTTCGAGCGGGGTCATGCCCTGGCGGATGCTGGTATCGAGCAGCTCGTTGAACTGCGCACCGGCAGCGCCTGCGACCTGGTCCGAGGCCATGATCTCGCTGGCTACCGGCCCTGGGCAAAGCACCGACACCGAGACCTGCGCCTGTTGCAGGCTCAGCTCGTAATGCAGGGTTTCCGAGAGCGCGACCACCGCCTGTTTGGTCACGTTGTAGGGTGCCATCAAGGGGCTGCTGACCAGGCCCGCAAGCGAGGCGGTGTTGACCACATGGGCCGGGCGGCCCTGCTCCAGTAGCAGCGGCACGAAGCTGCGAATGCCATTGATCACGCCTTGCAGGTTGACACTGAGCATGCGCTGCCACTGCTCCTGGGTGATCTCCCAGCAGTGCCCGGTCTGCATCACCCCGGCGTTGTTGAACAGCAGATCGACGCCACCGAAGCGCTCCACCGCTACATCGCGCAGACGCTCGACCTGCGCCGGGTCGCCGACATCGGTCACGCAGGCGACAGCCTCGGCGCCCAGTGCCTGCAATTCCGCGCACAGTGCCTGCAGCCGCTGCCCGTCCACATCGCTGAGTACCAGGCGCATGCCTAGCCCTGCGGCATATTCGGCCAGACCGCGACCAATGCCGCTGGCCGCACCCGTGATAACCGCCACGCGGCCCTGTTCAATGCTCATTGGCGACTCCTGCTTCTTGTTCTGCTGTTTAGCGTTGGCGCCAGTAGAGCCGCCTCTGCCGCGCCAGCCATCGTCCATTCAGACGATGCCCTCAGCTACAGGAGTTGCAGAATCCGGAACGTGCAAAAGCGCTGCCCAAGGTTTGCCTGAACCAGCGGCAGCCCAATCAGGAACGCCCCGGAGAACAACAAGATGAGCACCCTGCATCGCATCGAAACGAGACAACTGGAAGACCGTTACGCCCGTGGCTGGCACTGTCTCGGCCTGGCCGCCCAATACCGCGACGGCAAGGCCCATCGGCTGGACGTATTCGGTACCCGTCTGGTGGCCTTCCAGGGCGAAGACGGTGAGCTGCATATTCTCGACGGCTACTGCCCGCACATGGGCGCCGATCTCAGCCAGGGCTGCGTCGAGGGCAACTCCCTGCGCTGCCCCTTCCACGCCTGGCGCTGGGGCGCCGACGGCGTGTGTGACGACATCCCCTATGCCAAACGCATCCCGCCACGAGCCAAGGTCAAGAGCTGGCCGATCCTGGAAGAGAACCAACTGCTGTTCGTCTGGAACGATCCAGAAGGCAACTCACCGATCGCCGAGCAGAGCATCCCGCGGATCGACGCCAGCTACAGCGACGAGTGGGCCGAGTGGGAAGTCGCCGAGCTGCAGATCGCGACCAACTGCCGCGAACTGATCGACAACGTCGCTGACATGGCGCACTTCGGCACAGTGCATGGTGCCCCGGTGGAGGCGTTCAGTAACGTCTTCGAGCGTCATATGGCGACCCAGATCATGTGCGCGCGCAGCGAACGGCTGTCGGGCGACAGCGAACTGAACACCGTGGCCACCTATTTCGGCCCGGCTTACCAGATCACCGAAATGACCGGCGAGATGAACGGCCAGCCGATCCATTCGATCCTGCTCAACTGCCACGTACCGATCGACCTGCACAGCTTCACCCTGCGCTACGGCGTACTGGTGAAAAAGATCCCCGGCCTCAGCGAGGAACAGAACAGCGCCATGGCCAAGGCCTACGTAGAGCAGGCGCAAGCAGCCTTCTATGAAGACGTGGCGATCTGGCACAGCAAGACCCGCGTCGACAACCCGCTGCTGTGCGACGGCGACGGCCCGGTCTACCAGTTGCGCAAGTGGTACCAGCAGTTCTACACCGACGTCGCCGAGCTGCCGGCCGAGGTCAACGAGCGCAAGACCTTCGCCGTACGCGCGCGCGAATTCGCCTAAGTTCCTGCGCAACAACTGCCGCGTTGGAAACAGCGCCTGAGTCGGGATGGCGGCACCCCCTGCCGCCATCTATCCAGCTCTCTAGCCAGGGCGTTGCACTCGGCAGAAGACAGCGCTTATGCTCAGTGTTCGCTACAGCATAAAAATAAAAAACGGTACCCCTTATGGCTCGCACACTCAGTCTCGAGACGTTCAGCGAGATGCTCGGCAATCTCTACCAGGGGCCGCTGGAGAACATCCCCTGGGCGACCTTTCTCAACCAACTCAATTTGTACCTGGACAGCAAGTACGTCACCTTCATCCTGCGCCCACCGAGCGCGCAGGTGGAAGGTCTGATGGTCACCACCAACGGCACCTCAGCAGAGGTGGTTGAGGGGATCGCCTCGTACAATAAGTATTTCTTCACCCTTGACCCCTTCGTCGGCTTGCCCAACCGCCAAGTCGTCACCCTCGAGGAGTTCGTCTCCAAGGACGACTGGCTGAACTCCGAGTTCTACAAGAGTTTTCTCGAGCCGGGGGACGTCTTCCACATCCTCGGCGCCGACATCAATACCTGCGACGGCGCGCAGTGCCGCATCCGCATCAGCCGCGGCCGCGCCAGCCCGGCCTTCAGCAGCGAAGACAAGGCCCTGCTCACGCAATTCATCCCGCACCTTGAGCGCTCGATCAAGATCCACATGCAGCTCAACCGCATCGAGACCGAACGCAACCTCTACGCCGGTGCGGTGGACCAGCTGGCGGTCGGCACCATCATCCTCGACGAGACGGGCAAGGTGCTGCAGACCAACCAGGTCGCCGACCGCCTGATCCAGGACAAGGACGGCCTCAAGCTGGTCAACGATGGCCTGCAGGTTGGCACCGCCCGCGACACCCAGGAATTCCGCCGGTTGGTGAAACAGGCCCTGCTCTCGCAGAAGAGCAACAACCCCTCGGTGGTCGAGGCCCTGCGCGTGCAGCGGCCGTCCGGGCGGGCGGATCTCGGCATCATAGTGCGCTCGGTGCCGCTGTCGGCCTGGAGCGAAGGCAAGCAGTGCCCGGCGGTGGTGATCTTTATCAGCGACCCGGAGCAGCAGTCCAGCGCCCCCCAGGAGATCGTCCGCGCGCTGTTCGACTTCACCCCGGCCGAAACCCAGTTGGCCATGCTGTTGGCCAACGGCCTGACTCTCGACGAAGCCTCGGAAGAGCTGGGCATCAGCCGCAACACCGCACGCGCGCACCTGCGCTCGACCTTCTCCAAAACCGGCGTGACCCGCCAGACCATGCTGGTACGGCTGATCCTGCGCAGCGTGGCGACGCTCGGCTAGCCGCCCGCCAGGATAATTCGTTTGCCAGTCGTGGTCCGTAGGCTGGGTAGAGCCGATTTTGGCGAAACCCAGCGGGCCAACGCTAGCAGCGCTGGGTTTCGCTTCGCTCTACCCAGCCTACCCCGAGTTCCATGAGCAGACGGTTGAAAACGGTCTGCTAGTCCGCTTGGACGATGGCGGCATGGACGCCGGCGCGCAAAGTGCACTAACCGAGACGCCTTCCCCAAGCGCAGGGGGCCTAGCCATGCGGACCTGTCCGACCATCCTGAAAACCGAACTACTGGCCGAAAGTGGCTACTTCCAGATTGAGGCCTTGCACCTGCAATTCAGCAACGGCCAACAACGCGTCTACGAACGCCTGCGCGGCACCGGCTACCGCTCGGTGATGCTAGTGGCGATGCCCGATCCGGAACACGTGCTGCTGGTGCGTGAATACGCGGTGGGGGTGGAGGCCAAAGTCCTCGGCCTGCCCAAGGGCGGCGCCGAGCCCGACGAGGATTACCTGCAAGCGGCACAACGCGAACTGATCGAGGAAGTCGGCCTGCGCGCCGAACGCCTCACCGAGCTGGGCGAGCTGACCCTGGCGCCCGGCCACCTGTGCCACCGTTATCGGGTGGTACTCGCCGAACAGCTGAGCCCCTGCTACCTGCCCGGCGACGAACCCGAACCGCTGGACCTCATCCGCCTGCCGCTGGCGCAGATTCCCGAACTGGTCGCCCGTGGCGAACTGCACGAGGCCCGCGCAATCGCCGCGCTTTTCATGGCCCTGGGCGCCCTAGCCCGACGTGGCTGAGGCACACGCACAAGACCATTAATCGGCTCCTCTGGCGTCTAGTCCATTCGGACGAAGTCCGCCGCGAGCGGCCCTTCTAAGGTGGCTCCACAACAACAAAGCCTAGCGCCAGCCCCAGCGGCGAGACAGCCTGACTGCGGCGGCCCATAGATGCCGAGGCCCGCCATGAAAAAAACCACGATAGCTCTGCTGATCCTCGTCTCCGCCAGCAGCACGGCAACCCTGAGCCTGCTGCTGAAAGACCAGCCCTACCGGCTGGCGGGAATGACTGCCTGCCAGGCTT from Pseudomonas cavernicola includes:
- the ribB gene encoding 3,4-dihydroxy-2-butanone-4-phosphate synthase, with protein sequence MQLDTPQQLLEAIRRGEMVVITDDESDSEGSLLMAAEQVDASAINFMALHARGLICLALTEERCQALGLGLMVPNSRALHGMGFTVSIEATTGVSTGISAADRARSIQVAVDPASGPSDLVQPGHIFPLQAQPGGVMQRAGHIEAACDLARLAGLMPAATLVGILNEEGEMARGAELQAFAQTHGLRIGSIADLIHYRILHEGTIQRSDEYPLRTRHGEFRVLTYHDAYKGQLHLALVKGQISTERPTLVRVQAVETLRDSLGCEPESGPQQWNLERALARVAAEGSGVVVLLAQQEIPSGLLEQLRQQGGGKPRPPQFPQRTLGIGAQILRDLNVRKMRLLSFPVPYKAVSGFELEVAEFIPFHPATG
- a CDS encoding SDR family NAD(P)-dependent oxidoreductase, encoding MSIEQGRVAVITGAASGIGRGLAEYAAGLGMRLVLSDVDGQRLQALCAELQALGAEAVACVTDVGDPAQVERLRDVAVERFGGVDLLFNNAGVMQTGHCWEITQEQWQRMLSVNLQGVINGIRSFVPLLLEQGRPAHVVNTASLAGLVSSPLMAPYNVTKQAVVALSETLHYELSLQQAQVSVSVLCPGPVASEIMASDQVAGAAGAQFNELLDTSIRQGMTPLELAELVFTAVREKRFWILPHKFFKPALERRMQSILEETNPLFQFVDEKGTEIEGEHDAA
- the nudE gene encoding ADP compounds hydrolase NudE; translation: MRTCPTILKTELLAESGYFQIEALHLQFSNGQQRVYERLRGTGYRSVMLVAMPDPEHVLLVREYAVGVEAKVLGLPKGGAEPDEDYLQAAQRELIEEVGLRAERLTELGELTLAPGHLCHRYRVVLAEQLSPCYLPGDEPEPLDLIRLPLAQIPELVARGELHEARAIAALFMALGALARRG
- a CDS encoding alpha/beta hydrolase, encoding MPLDSQIAAVLQQFSGLPQQDLSQLSAAQYRQSADNMMQPIPGEPMAEVRDLRVAGATGELDARLYRPLDQPNLPLLVFFHGGGFVFGTLDTHDNLCRSLAKQTGAVVVSIAYRLAPEAKFPAAPLDCYRVTCWLVEQAQALGVDASRLALAGDSAGGNLALAVSRLAAERKGPRISYQCLFYPVTDGRCDSPSYEAFAEGYFLTREMMLWCWQHYLQNPEQADDALASPLRAEELDNLPPTTLITAEFDPLRDEGEAFAKRLQQAGVATRLERYDGMIHGFVSMAPFVERAAEALAAAATDLRAALN
- a CDS encoding helix-turn-helix transcriptional regulator yields the protein MARTLSLETFSEMLGNLYQGPLENIPWATFLNQLNLYLDSKYVTFILRPPSAQVEGLMVTTNGTSAEVVEGIASYNKYFFTLDPFVGLPNRQVVTLEEFVSKDDWLNSEFYKSFLEPGDVFHILGADINTCDGAQCRIRISRGRASPAFSSEDKALLTQFIPHLERSIKIHMQLNRIETERNLYAGAVDQLAVGTIILDETGKVLQTNQVADRLIQDKDGLKLVNDGLQVGTARDTQEFRRLVKQALLSQKSNNPSVVEALRVQRPSGRADLGIIVRSVPLSAWSEGKQCPAVVIFISDPEQQSSAPQEIVRALFDFTPAETQLAMLLANGLTLDEASEELGISRNTARAHLRSTFSKTGVTRQTMLVRLILRSVATLG
- a CDS encoding Rieske 2Fe-2S domain-containing protein; its protein translation is MSTLHRIETRQLEDRYARGWHCLGLAAQYRDGKAHRLDVFGTRLVAFQGEDGELHILDGYCPHMGADLSQGCVEGNSLRCPFHAWRWGADGVCDDIPYAKRIPPRAKVKSWPILEENQLLFVWNDPEGNSPIAEQSIPRIDASYSDEWAEWEVAELQIATNCRELIDNVADMAHFGTVHGAPVEAFSNVFERHMATQIMCARSERLSGDSELNTVATYFGPAYQITEMTGEMNGQPIHSILLNCHVPIDLHSFTLRYGVLVKKIPGLSEEQNSAMAKAYVEQAQAAFYEDVAIWHSKTRVDNPLLCDGDGPVYQLRKWYQQFYTDVAELPAEVNERKTFAVRAREFA